A stretch of Methanobrevibacter sp. DNA encodes these proteins:
- a CDS encoding helix-turn-helix transcriptional regulator translates to MRNNLRIYRAIENITQEELANELGVSRQTIVAIENDKYNPSLELAFKIAHKFDVKIEDIFISEL, encoded by the coding sequence ATGAGAAATAATCTAAGAATTTACAGGGCCATCGAAAATATTACCCAAGAGGAATTGGCAAATGAACTAGGAGTCAGCAGACAAACCATTGTGGCTATTGAAAATGATAAATACAATCCATCCCTTGAGCTTGCCTTTAAGATAGCCCACAAGTTTGATGTGAAAATAGAGGACATTTTCATTAGTGAATTATAA
- a CDS encoding methanogenesis marker 8 protein, whose amino-acid sequence MDKHVIEALGRAKITIKDGKVVDVGEPMIEYCPLFHKHRGIEKLTEDKIEENIQFRIDDFGMCKANRQLRLKDFLSFGISEILSTLLADDIIDCAVMVCEGCGTVIVTESELAQGVGGRVSGLVETSPIPELIEEFSPNHIFDDENATIDQVEGFKLAIENGYKNIAVTIAFPEDGIIIRELEKEYPDVNAYLFAVHTTGLSREESELIFDVSDVVTACANKHLRDIADEENIFSVGTSIPIYAGSEKGEEFIKLRLDKIGGPKKKTGNSKHPYPLI is encoded by the coding sequence ATGGATAAGCATGTGATAGAAGCTTTAGGAAGGGCTAAGATAACAATTAAGGATGGAAAGGTTGTAGATGTGGGAGAACCTATGATTGAATACTGCCCATTATTTCATAAGCATAGGGGAATTGAAAAATTAACAGAAGATAAAATAGAGGAAAATATTCAATTTAGAATAGATGATTTCGGAATGTGCAAGGCCAATCGCCAATTAAGATTGAAGGACTTCTTATCATTTGGAATCTCTGAAATATTGTCTACATTACTTGCTGATGATATAATCGATTGTGCTGTAATGGTTTGTGAAGGCTGTGGAACAGTCATTGTCACAGAAAGCGAACTTGCTCAGGGAGTCGGCGGAAGGGTTTCAGGGCTTGTAGAAACCAGTCCAATTCCAGAGCTCATTGAAGAATTCTCACCAAATCACATTTTTGATGATGAGAATGCAACAATTGATCAGGTGGAAGGATTCAAGTTAGCTATTGAAAATGGCTATAAGAACATTGCAGTGACAATTGCGTTTCCAGAAGATGGAATCATCATTAGGGAATTGGAAAAGGAATATCCTGATGTAAACGCTTACTTGTTTGCAGTTCATACAACCGGACTTTCCAGAGAAGAGTCAGAGCTTATATTCGATGTAAGTGATGTGGTGACTGCATGTGCCAATAAACATCTTAGAGACATTGCAGATGAAGAGAATATATTCTCTGTAGGCACTTCCATTCCAATTTATGCAGGAAGTGAAAAGGGAGAAGAATTCATTAAATTAAGATTGGATAAGATTGGAGGACCTAAAAAGAAAACAGGAAATTCCAAGCATCCTTATCCTTTAATTTAA
- the mtrA gene encoding tetrahydromethanopterin S-methyltransferase subunit A, which produces MADKKPTADNWPVVSGDYIVGDPESPVAVTTLASHNEDIPAAAGAAIAGPCKTENLGIEKVVANIISNPNIRFLILCGAEVQGHITGQSIQALHENGCDPEKKKITGATGAIPFVENIPMEGVERFQQQVELVDMIDNEDGGAITAKVKECIEKDPGALEEDALVIDLDEENSESAKVLAFSKDLMDAEV; this is translated from the coding sequence ATGGCAGATAAAAAACCAACTGCGGATAATTGGCCTGTTGTAAGTGGAGACTATATTGTAGGGGACCCTGAAAGTCCTGTTGCTGTAACTACTTTGGCTTCTCACAATGAGGACATTCCAGCTGCTGCTGGAGCAGCTATTGCTGGACCTTGTAAGACTGAAAACTTAGGTATTGAAAAAGTTGTAGCAAACATCATTTCAAACCCAAACATCAGATTCCTGATCCTTTGTGGAGCTGAAGTGCAAGGTCACATTACTGGTCAAAGTATCCAAGCATTACACGAAAATGGTTGCGACCCTGAGAAAAAGAAAATCACTGGTGCTACCGGTGCTATTCCTTTCGTAGAAAACATTCCAATGGAAGGAGTGGAAAGATTCCAACAACAAGTTGAACTTGTTGACATGATCGACAACGAAGACGGTGGAGCAATCACAGCTAAAGTAAAGGAATGCATTGAAAAGGATCCTGGTGCTTTAGAGGAAGATGCTTTAGTCATCGACTTGGATGAGGAAAATAGTGAAAGTGCAAAAGTGCTTGCATTTTCTAAAGATCTAATGGATGCAGAAGTGTAA
- a CDS encoding cation diffusion facilitator family transporter codes for MDRDRIIVRTSVIGILVNLILVAFKATIGIMVNSIAITLDAVNNLTDALSSIITIIGTKLAGKAPDKEHPYGYGRIEYFSSVIISVIVLLAGITALEESVPKIFNPVLADYTFVSIFIIAVAVVVKFLLGRYVKGKGKEINSQSLVASGSDALFDAILSLSTVVAAIVSLIWHISLEGILGTIIAFVIIKAAIEMLSETLSSMIGTRVDSEITDKLKERINQFDEVKGAYDLTLHNYGPTQLMGSVHIEVNDDLTAREIHKLTRKILYTVYEEFGIILTVGIYASNTDNEEYKEIRNSLNEIVGKYPEILQMHGFYVDDTINLVTFDLIVDFDADRSDVKEKVLEEIRNKYPNYHFDAILDADYSD; via the coding sequence ATGGATAGGGATAGGATTATAGTAAGGACAAGTGTCATCGGAATACTTGTGAATTTGATTCTTGTTGCATTTAAGGCAACTATTGGGATAATGGTAAACAGTATTGCAATCACATTGGATGCAGTAAATAATTTAACTGATGCATTATCATCCATCATTACAATTATTGGAACAAAATTGGCAGGGAAAGCTCCAGATAAGGAGCATCCTTACGGTTATGGAAGGATTGAATATTTCTCATCTGTAATCATTTCAGTGATTGTTCTACTTGCAGGTATAACCGCTTTGGAGGAATCCGTTCCAAAGATATTCAATCCGGTTCTTGCAGATTACACTTTTGTTTCAATCTTCATAATTGCTGTCGCTGTGGTTGTCAAGTTCCTTTTGGGAAGATATGTGAAAGGAAAGGGTAAGGAAATAAATTCCCAATCATTGGTTGCTTCAGGAAGCGATGCATTGTTTGATGCAATCCTATCATTGTCTACAGTGGTTGCAGCTATTGTGAGCCTAATCTGGCATATCAGTTTGGAAGGCATTTTGGGAACCATAATCGCATTTGTCATCATCAAGGCAGCCATTGAAATGCTCTCTGAAACTTTAAGCAGCATGATCGGTACCCGTGTTGACAGTGAAATAACAGATAAGCTTAAGGAAAGAATCAATCAATTCGATGAAGTGAAAGGTGCATATGACTTGACCTTGCATAATTACGGTCCAACACAATTGATGGGATCTGTACATATTGAAGTGAATGATGATTTGACTGCCCGTGAGATTCATAAATTGACCAGAAAGATCTTATATACTGTTTATGAAGAGTTTGGAATCATACTCACTGTTGGAATCTATGCATCAAATACTGACAATGAGGAGTATAAGGAAATTAGAAACAGCCTTAATGAGATTGTTGGAAAATATCCAGAAATCTTGCAAATGCATGGATTCTACGTGGATGATACCATCAATCTGGTCACCTTTGATTTAATCGTTGATTTTGATGCAGACCGTAGTGATGTAAAAGAAAAGGTTTTAGAGGAAATTAGAAATAAATATCCGAATTATCATTTTGATGCAATCTTGGATGCTGACTATAGTGACTAA
- a CDS encoding 6-carboxytetrahydropterin synthase, with product MLTLVSEHRIYGCHKLKNQGGKCTQWHGHQYKVILTLKAPYKDLDYRNMIMDTYDIEAIFNEFIGVDHLNLNEFMDSEDPTMEEMSKFFYDGLKPKIECLTSVGVYETPETGVTYEPME from the coding sequence ATGTTAACATTAGTATCAGAACATAGGATTTATGGATGTCACAAATTAAAGAATCAAGGGGGAAAATGCACTCAGTGGCATGGACACCAATATAAGGTCATCTTAACCCTTAAGGCACCTTATAAGGATTTGGATTACAGAAACATGATCATGGACACCTATGACATTGAAGCGATCTTCAATGAATTCATTGGTGTGGACCATTTGAACTTGAATGAATTCATGGATTCAGAAGACCCTACCATGGAAGAGATGAGCAAGTTCTTCTATGATGGATTGAAACCTAAAATCGAATGCTTGACAAGTGTGGGAGTTTATGAGACTCCTGAAACCGGTGTAACTTACGAACCTATGGAATAA
- a CDS encoding tocopherol cyclase family protein, with protein sequence MNKSDLKRDHYMLKGPLAKQGYDWWWHSLTAYNKETGEPRPFFIEYFVCNPDLAEDEPTLGQDPKNIEAGKRPSYCMLKVGAWGKEPKQIHNYYSMKDFSCPDDKLDIKVGEYSLTETHMTGYCKVTEEEAREHPEYMCDAGEMKWDLDIDKQITFNVGYGANSFFRKLNAFEMFWHAEGIKTQYSGTIEMDGVEYEVIPEKSFGYADKNWGGDFTSPWLWISSCNLTSLITGKKLNNSAFEAGGGKPKAFGISLPRKLLIGFYYEGKMYEYNFARFWNNVRVKFGFKEGEDVNEWFINCSNWNSKLELKLYCKRDEMLLFNYEAPTGKKLHTRLWNGGNGYGEIKLMKKDGTLIDHVKIENAGCEYGEYDDDRTHNVIDDR encoded by the coding sequence ATGAATAAAAGTGATTTGAAAAGAGACCATTATATGTTGAAAGGTCCCCTTGCCAAGCAAGGTTATGACTGGTGGTGGCATTCCTTAACCGCTTACAATAAGGAAACAGGTGAACCAAGACCATTCTTCATTGAATACTTTGTGTGTAACCCTGACTTGGCTGAAGATGAGCCTACCTTAGGTCAAGACCCTAAGAACATTGAAGCAGGCAAAAGACCTTCCTACTGCATGTTGAAAGTGGGAGCATGGGGAAAAGAACCTAAACAGATCCATAATTACTATTCCATGAAGGATTTCTCATGTCCTGATGATAAGCTGGACATTAAGGTTGGAGAATACAGCTTGACTGAAACCCATATGACTGGATACTGTAAGGTTACTGAAGAGGAAGCCCGCGAACATCCGGAATATATGTGTGATGCAGGAGAAATGAAATGGGACTTGGATATTGACAAGCAAATCACTTTTAATGTAGGATATGGTGCAAACAGTTTCTTTAGAAAATTGAATGCATTTGAAATGTTCTGGCACGCTGAAGGAATAAAGACCCAATACAGCGGAACCATTGAAATGGATGGCGTTGAGTATGAGGTCATTCCTGAAAAGTCCTTCGGATATGCTGACAAGAATTGGGGTGGAGACTTTACAAGCCCTTGGCTATGGATATCCTCCTGTAATCTGACAAGTTTGATTACCGGCAAGAAACTTAATAATTCTGCTTTTGAAGCTGGTGGTGGAAAGCCTAAGGCATTCGGTATTTCCCTTCCTCGTAAATTATTGATAGGTTTCTATTATGAAGGAAAGATGTATGAATACAACTTTGCAAGATTCTGGAATAATGTAAGAGTCAAATTCGGTTTCAAAGAAGGAGAAGACGTAAACGAATGGTTCATCAACTGCAGCAATTGGAACAGCAAGCTTGAACTCAAATTATACTGCAAACGTGATGAGATGCTCCTTTTCAATTATGAAGCACCTACCGGTAAAAAGTTACACACCCGTCTTTGGAATGGTGGAAACGGTTACGGTGAAATCAAGTTGATGAAGAAGGACGGAACCCTTATTGACCATGTGAAAATAGAAAATGCAGGTTGTGAATACGGAGAATATGATGATGACAGAACCCATAATGTTATAGATGACAGATAA
- a CDS encoding DNA-binding protein has product MEKALTLKYTCKDCGFTWITLNGEHSICPKCHSENIEFLDEVKGLDIDSILAHNKRRGGCCGSARGKGPLTCGKPMPDHANPNIPHHRHDKRTCCGYNE; this is encoded by the coding sequence ATGGAAAAAGCTTTAACTTTAAAATATACTTGCAAAGATTGCGGATTCACTTGGATTACTTTAAATGGTGAACACTCAATCTGTCCTAAATGTCACAGTGAGAACATTGAATTCCTAGATGAAGTGAAAGGTTTGGATATTGATTCAATCCTTGCTCATAACAAAAGAAGAGGAGGATGCTGCGGGTCTGCAAGGGGAAAAGGTCCTTTAACTTGTGGAAAACCAATGCCTGATCATGCCAATCCTAATATCCCACATCATAGGCATGACAAGAGAACCTGTTGCGGTTACAATGAATAA
- the mtnP gene encoding S-methyl-5'-thioadenosine phosphorylase: protein MIGIIGGSGVEEIGELADSIEKKTVDTEYGSVQVSLLSIGDETVAFLPRHSEGHTCPPHKINFKANIMALKELGVNQIIATNAVGSLDLDIGPGSIVLPDDFIDFTVNRDKTFYDDKVVHIDMTEPFCNRLRGAILSNSQCVNGPVVDGGTIVCVEGPRFETPAEIKMFSILGGTIVGMTTLPEAVLAREKGICYAPIAVVSNYSTSISPTKLTMEEVIEIMAQKKEELIALLLNTIKDLSKDCDCDCHHTLDGLL, encoded by the coding sequence ATGATTGGAATTATTGGTGGAAGCGGAGTAGAGGAAATCGGTGAATTGGCGGATTCAATTGAAAAGAAAACAGTTGATACAGAATATGGCTCTGTTCAAGTTTCCCTTTTAAGCATTGGAGATGAGACAGTTGCATTCTTGCCAAGACACTCTGAAGGTCACACATGCCCTCCACATAAAATCAATTTTAAGGCAAACATTATGGCCCTTAAGGAATTGGGTGTCAATCAGATCATAGCTACAAATGCCGTAGGCTCACTTGATTTGGATATTGGTCCTGGATCCATTGTTCTCCCAGATGACTTTATAGATTTCACTGTAAATAGGGACAAGACTTTCTATGACGATAAGGTTGTCCACATTGACATGACCGAACCTTTCTGCAATAGATTAAGAGGAGCCATCTTATCAAATTCCCAATGTGTTAACGGGCCTGTGGTGGATGGAGGAACCATTGTCTGTGTGGAAGGGCCAAGATTTGAAACTCCTGCTGAGATTAAGATGTTCAGCATACTTGGGGGAACAATTGTTGGCATGACCACCTTGCCTGAAGCGGTTCTTGCAAGGGAAAAGGGCATATGCTATGCTCCGATAGCTGTTGTTTCCAATTATTCCACATCAATCTCTCCTACCAAATTGACTATGGAGGAAGTCATTGAGATAATGGCTCAAAAGAAAGAGGAATTGATTGCCTTGCTCTTAAATACAATCAAGGATCTATCAAAAGACTGTGATTGCGATTGCCATCACACTTTAGATGGTCTACTTTAA
- a CDS encoding 7-carboxy-7-deazaguanine synthase QueE has product MIEIKVSEIFTSFQGEGPYVGTPATFLRLYGCNLDCEWCDTDISTYEILSVDDVAEILITQMEFNNIKTLIITGGEPTLQMEELKRLIKEIPDDIKIQIETNGSIFEYIPEIEYVISPKEDKERVFKNYYNYENTFFKFVITSQEDLDEVIALKEKYDYEKPIWLQGEFSKDAEMADLIRENFPRLKNIKLSVQTHKYLNQR; this is encoded by the coding sequence GTGATTGAAATTAAAGTCAGTGAAATATTCACATCATTTCAAGGGGAAGGACCATATGTAGGAACTCCTGCAACCTTTTTAAGATTGTATGGCTGCAATCTTGACTGTGAGTGGTGTGATACGGATATTTCCACTTATGAAATATTGTCTGTAGATGATGTTGCAGAAATCCTGATTACCCAGATGGAATTCAACAATATCAAGACATTGATCATAACCGGAGGAGAGCCTACTTTGCAGATGGAAGAGCTAAAGCGTTTGATAAAGGAAATTCCAGATGACATTAAGATTCAAATTGAAACAAACGGTTCCATCTTTGAATACATTCCTGAAATAGAATATGTGATCAGTCCGAAGGAAGATAAGGAAAGGGTCTTCAAGAATTATTATAATTATGAAAACACTTTCTTTAAGTTTGTAATCACTTCTCAAGAGGATTTGGATGAGGTGATTGCACTTAAGGAAAAATATGATTATGAAAAACCAATCTGGCTGCAGGGTGAATTCAGCAAGGATGCTGAAATGGCCGATTTGATTAGGGAGAATTTCCCTCGTTTAAAAAATATTAAATTATCTGTTCAAACTCATAAGTATTTAAATCAAAGATGA
- a CDS encoding CDC48 family AAA ATPase, producing the protein MADMELKIKVAEILSQKDVGKNIAKLDMESMFKLGLKDGDLIEIIGSKNTAAVAVASQSDMETIIRIDGTTRKNSGASIGEEVTIKRAEAKEAKKIVLAPIDARIRISGDLNSAFRNQVMVKGDLVNTRVKAPQRRSVGSGFFDDIFDDIMNVPGIGAMSQIKLAVISTNPGGVVKVGANTKVEITDEPVDVSKLEGVSNLVDISYDDIGGLKEEVKKVREMIEIPLKKPELFDKLGIAPPKGVLMHGPPGTGKTLLAKAVANESDAHFIVINGPEIMSKYVGGSEENLREFFEEAEENAPSIIFIDELDAIAPKREETQGEVERRTVAQLLTLMDGLNSRGQVVVIGATNRPDSLDGALRRPGRFDREIEIGVPDKVERKEIMEIHTRGMPLAEDVDLDDLADTTHGFVGADLEALAKEAAMRVVRRIIPDLGADDEIPPEVLEKLVVTKDDFKNALREIQPSALREVLVQVPNVTWDDVGGLDDAKQELKEAVEWPLKYPDKFKEFGVRPPKGTLLYGIPGTGKTMLAKAVANESEANFIAIKGPELLSKWVGESEKGVREVFRKARQTAPTVIFFDEIDSIASSRGAESGDSGVTKRVVNQLLTEIDGLEELEDVAIIAATNRPDIIDPGLMRPGRFDRHIKVDAPNEEARLAIFKVHTKDMPLAKDVKLKKLAKNTEGYVGADIEAVCREAAMLALRDNIEASEVEAKYFDEAMEKVKPKTISDVEELIQYY; encoded by the coding sequence ATGGCTGATATGGAACTTAAAATCAAAGTTGCAGAAATATTATCTCAAAAGGATGTAGGTAAGAATATAGCTAAACTGGATATGGAATCCATGTTTAAATTAGGCCTTAAGGATGGAGACTTGATTGAGATTATCGGATCTAAAAATACTGCAGCTGTCGCAGTCGCTTCTCAATCTGACATGGAAACAATCATTAGGATAGACGGTACCACCCGTAAGAATTCCGGTGCCTCAATAGGTGAGGAAGTAACCATCAAAAGGGCAGAGGCAAAGGAAGCCAAAAAGATTGTTCTCGCTCCTATTGATGCAAGGATTAGAATCAGCGGAGACTTGAACAGCGCATTCAGAAACCAGGTAATGGTTAAAGGAGACTTGGTGAATACAAGGGTCAAGGCTCCACAAAGAAGATCTGTAGGCAGCGGATTCTTTGATGACATATTTGATGACATCATGAATGTTCCAGGCATTGGAGCAATGAGCCAAATCAAGTTGGCGGTAATCAGCACCAATCCTGGTGGAGTGGTAAAGGTCGGTGCGAACACCAAGGTTGAAATCACTGACGAGCCTGTGGATGTTTCAAAATTGGAAGGTGTATCCAACCTTGTAGATATAAGTTACGATGATATCGGAGGTTTGAAAGAGGAAGTCAAAAAGGTCAGGGAAATGATTGAGATTCCTCTTAAGAAGCCGGAATTATTTGATAAGTTAGGAATTGCTCCTCCAAAAGGGGTATTGATGCACGGTCCTCCAGGTACCGGTAAGACATTGCTTGCAAAGGCGGTAGCAAACGAAAGTGACGCTCACTTCATTGTAATCAACGGCCCTGAGATCATGAGCAAATATGTTGGCGGATCTGAGGAAAACCTTAGGGAATTCTTCGAGGAAGCTGAAGAGAATGCTCCATCAATCATCTTCATTGATGAGTTGGATGCAATTGCACCTAAACGTGAAGAAACTCAAGGTGAAGTGGAAAGAAGAACCGTTGCACAGCTATTGACCTTGATGGATGGACTTAATTCAAGAGGTCAAGTGGTTGTAATCGGTGCAACAAACAGGCCTGATTCCCTTGATGGTGCACTTAGAAGACCTGGTAGGTTTGACCGTGAAATTGAAATCGGTGTCCCTGATAAGGTCGAACGTAAGGAAATCATGGAAATCCACACAAGAGGAATGCCTCTTGCAGAGGATGTGGACTTGGATGATTTGGCAGATACAACCCATGGATTCGTAGGTGCTGATCTTGAGGCATTGGCTAAGGAAGCTGCTATGAGGGTTGTAAGAAGGATCATACCTGATTTAGGTGCCGATGATGAGATTCCTCCTGAAGTCTTGGAAAAACTTGTGGTAACCAAGGATGACTTTAAGAATGCACTTAGGGAAATTCAACCTTCAGCATTAAGAGAAGTTCTCGTGCAAGTGCCAAATGTGACTTGGGATGATGTCGGTGGATTGGATGATGCAAAACAGGAATTGAAGGAAGCTGTTGAATGGCCTCTCAAATACCCAGACAAATTCAAGGAATTTGGTGTAAGGCCACCTAAAGGTACATTGCTGTATGGTATTCCAGGTACCGGTAAGACCATGCTTGCAAAGGCTGTGGCAAACGAAAGTGAAGCCAACTTCATCGCAATCAAAGGACCTGAACTCTTGTCCAAATGGGTCGGTGAGTCTGAAAAAGGTGTAAGGGAAGTCTTTAGAAAAGCAAGACAGACCGCTCCTACCGTCATATTCTTTGATGAAATCGATTCAATCGCAAGTTCAAGAGGTGCGGAATCCGGGGATTCTGGAGTAACCAAACGTGTCGTAAATCAATTGCTTACTGAAATCGACGGTCTTGAAGAATTAGAGGATGTTGCAATCATTGCGGCAACCAACAGACCGGATATCATCGATCCAGGTCTCATGAGACCAGGAAGATTCGACAGACACATTAAGGTTGATGCTCCTAACGAAGAGGCAAGACTTGCCATATTCAAGGTACACACCAAAGACATGCCTCTTGCAAAAGATGTCAAGCTTAAGAAATTGGCTAAAAACACAGAAGGATATGTCGGGGCAGACATTGAAGCTGTATGTCGTGAAGCTGCAATGCTCGCCTTAAGAGACAACATAGAAGCAAGTGAAGTCGAAGCAAAATACTTCGATGAAGCTATGGAAAAAGTGAAGCCAAAAACCATAAGTGATGTGGAAGAATTGATCCAATACTACTAA
- a CDS encoding MarR family transcriptional regulator: MRKNSVFNQENSYLNSWYGITKGFGEFFKERSEGLEINPAEAMFLSKIYYKDGISQREIAHDLMVSEANIAKTFKKLEQKELAYKTIDKESNARRNLHLTEKGEKTFEECIIIFDEYDKILFEGLSEEQIEKMENQLKEVADRSINIIKE; this comes from the coding sequence ATGAGAAAAAATTCCGTATTCAATCAGGAAAACAGTTATCTGAATTCATGGTATGGCATTACCAAGGGATTTGGAGAATTCTTTAAGGAAAGAAGCGAAGGTTTGGAAATCAATCCTGCTGAAGCGATGTTCCTATCAAAAATCTATTATAAGGATGGAATCAGCCAAAGGGAAATTGCACATGACTTAATGGTTTCCGAAGCGAACATTGCAAAGACATTCAAGAAATTGGAACAGAAGGAATTGGCTTATAAGACCATTGATAAGGAAAGCAATGCCCGTCGAAATCTTCATTTGACTGAAAAGGGAGAAAAGACATTTGAAGAGTGCATAATTATATTTGATGAATATGATAAGATTCTCTTTGAAGGATTAAGTGAAGAACAAATAGAAAAAATGGAAAACCAACTTAAGGAAGTTGCGGATAGATCCATCAATATCATAAAAGAATAA
- the queC gene encoding 7-cyano-7-deazaguanine synthase QueC has product MDSKKEVVLILSGGLDSSTLLYKLLDEGKDVTALSFNYGQKASIEIERAAEICKMNGVPHFVFDIANIVDLLSSSLTDKDNDNVEEPRNTVVPSRNTILLELATAFAISNDKEEVYYGAIKADVGDYPDTTPEFLHQINELNKVNNYEYIPVRAPFIDTDKKDVVKLALKLGVPIEKTWSCYVNNDGTPCGECFSCKSRIKAIEEAKKELGMD; this is encoded by the coding sequence ATGGATTCAAAAAAAGAAGTAGTTCTCATATTATCTGGAGGATTGGACTCCTCCACATTATTATACAAATTATTGGATGAAGGAAAAGATGTAACTGCACTCAGTTTCAATTATGGTCAAAAGGCAAGCATTGAAATTGAAAGAGCAGCAGAAATCTGTAAAATGAATGGTGTGCCTCATTTTGTATTCGATATAGCGAATATTGTTGATTTGCTCAGTAGCAGTTTAACCGATAAGGATAATGACAATGTGGAAGAGCCAAGAAATACAGTCGTTCCAAGCAGAAATACAATATTGCTTGAACTTGCAACTGCCTTTGCAATCAGCAATGACAAGGAGGAAGTCTATTATGGTGCAATCAAGGCAGATGTCGGAGATTATCCGGACACCACTCCAGAGTTCCTGCATCAAATAAACGAGCTAAATAAGGTAAATAATTATGAATACATTCCAGTACGTGCTCCATTCATTGATACAGACAAGAAGGATGTTGTCAAGCTTGCATTGAAATTGGGAGTGCCAATAGAAAAGACATGGAGCTGTTATGTGAACAATGATGGAACTCCATGTGGCGAATGCTTCAGCTGCAAGTCAAGAATAAAGGCCATTGAAGAGGCTAAAAAGGAATTGGGAATGGATTGA
- a CDS encoding universal stress protein: MYKRILLPTDGSEYSLREVARAKHLLADDGEIIILSVAIKIRKTAFHRTKDVRKMNKEAMKEAEDNVNAMAECFDDSINLRTMVKVGFPSETINKVAEEEDCDLIIIASSGVSGIHKFVIGSVAENVLKECERDVLLIHN, from the coding sequence ATGTATAAAAGAATCTTATTACCAACTGACGGATCCGAATACTCTTTACGTGAAGTTGCGAGAGCTAAACACTTATTGGCTGACGATGGGGAAATCATCATTCTCTCAGTTGCCATAAAAATAAGAAAAACAGCTTTCCATAGGACTAAAGATGTTAGGAAAATGAACAAGGAAGCTATGAAAGAAGCTGAAGATAATGTTAATGCCATGGCAGAATGCTTTGACGATAGCATTAATTTAAGAACCATGGTAAAGGTAGGTTTCCCTTCAGAAACAATCAATAAGGTTGCAGAAGAGGAAGACTGTGATTTGATCATCATTGCATCTTCAGGAGTAAGTGGAATTCATAAGTTTGTTATTGGAAGCGTTGCAGAAAACGTGCTTAAAGAATGTGAAAGGGATGTTTTATTAATTCATAATTAA
- a CDS encoding phosphatidate cytidylyltransferase: MLWTDMIALIIVYLYVIVVFILAEKVLKSKPEVSRKFLHIMVGNMIFAMPFFSDPWIMLIFITLPVTVALFFLTEYSPITIKNSVTESGHALGLFFYALIWSILLLIYPILIDPNLLWIVAMAIVPLVYGDGFAALVGGKWGNIKYHVFGGEKTLMGSLAMLAVTAVLSVFVWVFYSAMGYTLPELNFWYILIISALATICEAISYGGIDNLTVPSVTSILYFLVATVL; this comes from the coding sequence ATGTTATGGACAGACATGATTGCTTTAATCATAGTTTATCTCTATGTTATTGTAGTCTTTATATTAGCGGAAAAGGTTTTAAAGAGTAAACCTGAAGTATCTCGTAAGTTTTTACACATTATGGTAGGTAATATGATCTTTGCCATGCCTTTCTTCTCAGATCCATGGATCATGCTCATATTCATTACCTTGCCTGTTACAGTTGCACTATTCTTCCTTACAGAATATTCCCCTATTACAATCAAAAACAGTGTAACTGAATCTGGCCATGCATTAGGATTGTTCTTCTATGCATTGATTTGGTCAATTTTGCTCTTGATTTATCCAATATTGATTGATCCTAACTTACTCTGGATTGTAGCGATGGCTATTGTTCCTTTAGTATACGGTGATGGATTTGCAGCTCTTGTTGGAGGAAAATGGGGTAATATCAAATATCATGTATTTGGTGGAGAAAAGACCCTTATGGGTTCCCTTGCAATGCTTGCTGTAACAGCAGTGCTTTCCGTATTCGTATGGGTGTTCTACAGTGCAATGGGATACACTCTTCCAGAGCTTAACTTCTGGTACATATTGATCATTTCCGCACTTGCAACAATCTGTGAAGCTATCAGTTATGGTGGTATCGACAACCTTACCGTACCTTCCGTAACTTCAATCTTGTACTTCCTTGTTGCTACAGTGCTCTAG